A genomic segment from Mobula hypostoma chromosome 20, sMobHyp1.1, whole genome shotgun sequence encodes:
- the LOC134359392 gene encoding fibroblast growth factor 23-like: MGASLIHHALLMLQLAAALGSSLVRYTPLVRLDIDSGPQQDWGQQIRFKHLYMEGNNKHLQINPDGRIDSSHAQNFYTLVEIKAVEPGQVVIRGVRTGRYLCMDAWGHIFGSTTYREDDCNFKEEQLETFYNVYHSPRHKKVLSLSVEKHPYNPDREMPPLSMFLPRENELPTPTHSRRTPEMVTNDPFQMRSVQQASSKQLRVSRG; encoded by the exons ATGGGCGCCAGCCTCATCCACCACGCTCTTCTGATGCTGCAGCTCGCCGCAGCCCTTGGCTCCTCACTCGTCAGATACACTCCTCTGGTCAGGCTTGATATAGACTCAGGACCTCAACAGGACTGGGGTCAGCAGATCCGATTCAAGCACCTGTACATGGAAGGCAACAACAAACACTTGCAAATCAACCCCGATGGACGCATCGACAGCTCGCACGCCCAGAACTTTTACA CTCTGGTCGAGATCAAAGCAGTGGAACCTGGGCAGGTGGTGATCCGAGGGGTGAGAACAGGCCGGTACCTGTGCATGGACGCCTGGGGACACATCTTTGGATCG aCGACCTACCGTGAAGATGATTGCAACTTCAAGGAGGAGCAGTTAGAAACGTTTTACAACGTGTATCACTCACCGAGGCACAAGAAGGTGCTTTCTTTGAGTGTGGAGAAACATCCGTACAACCCCGACAGAGAAATGCCTCCTCTTTCTATGTTTTTGCCTCGAGAAAACGAGTTGCCTACCCCTACACACAGCAGGCGGACACCAGAGATGGTGACTAACGATCCCTTTCAGATGAGATCCGTACAGCAGGCGAGTTCGAAACAGCTCAGAGTTAGCAGAGGGTAA